One window of Dehalobacterium formicoaceticum genomic DNA carries:
- a CDS encoding DUF3991 and TOPRIM domain-containing protein, giving the protein MPYVAPEQIERAKQMDLLTYLQHYEPQELVPFSGNVYTTRSHDSLKISNGKWNWWSRGIGGRSALDYLIKVRGMTLPEAVLRIDGQAAIAPPIPSKAREPAEPRKLLLPEKNENNDRVIAYLTGRGIHSTLIDYCIQTGRLYESRYRHNAVFVGFDRQGLPRYGTLRGTSGSRFMGDVSGSDKHFSFSIPARNNSTKLHLFESAIDLLSYGTLELLSGRDWRRENCLSLAGIYQPKKNIEESTPPAALMQYLKDYPQITEIALHLDSDAPGRLAAETIKALLPFTYAITDEPSQRGKDYNDYLKITLGIRRPQEIERL; this is encoded by the coding sequence ATGCCCTATGTGGCCCCGGAACAGATCGAGCGCGCAAAACAGATGGATCTGCTGACTTATTTACAGCACTACGAACCGCAGGAACTGGTTCCCTTTTCCGGCAACGTCTATACCACCCGCAGCCATGACAGCCTGAAAATTTCCAACGGGAAATGGAACTGGTGGTCCCGCGGCATCGGCGGGCGCTCCGCCCTGGATTATCTTATCAAGGTGCGGGGAATGACGCTCCCCGAAGCAGTGCTTCGGATAGACGGACAGGCGGCCATCGCGCCGCCTATTCCGTCAAAGGCACGAGAACCCGCCGAGCCAAGAAAGCTGCTTTTGCCGGAGAAAAATGAAAACAATGACCGCGTGATTGCCTATCTCACCGGGCGCGGCATACACAGCACCTTGATTGATTACTGCATCCAAACCGGAAGACTGTATGAAAGCCGCTACCGGCACAACGCGGTCTTTGTCGGCTTCGACCGGCAAGGCCTTCCCCGCTACGGTACGCTCCGGGGCACATCCGGCAGCCGGTTTATGGGGGACGTAAGCGGCAGCGACAAGCACTTTTCCTTCTCCATTCCGGCAAGGAATAATTCCACAAAGCTGCATTTGTTTGAAAGCGCCATTGACCTTTTGTCCTACGGCACATTAGAGCTGCTTTCCGGCAGGGATTGGCGGCGAGAAAACTGCCTCTCCCTGGCGGGTATTTACCAGCCGAAAAAAAATATTGAGGAAAGTACCCCGCCCGCCGCTTTGATGCAGTACCTCAAGGATTACCCGCAAATAACTGAAATTGCCCTGCATCTGGACAGCGACGCACCGGGAAGGCTGGCGGCGGAGACCATCAAGGCTCTCCTTCCCTTCACCTACGCCATTACCGACGAGCCGTCCCAACGCGGGAAGGATTACAACGACTATTTGAAAATAACGTTGGGGATAAGAAGGCCGCAGGAAATTGAAAGGCTTTAA
- a CDS encoding type II toxin-antitoxin system RelE/ParE family toxin — MEKKPQYKVLVSDRARQMLAGHVRFLAQKSPSAARKMKNDLMDAVRSLHQMPERCPFLTAEFIPLNKYHKMFVEKWYLILYQIKDQTVYIDYIIDCRQDYGWLVR, encoded by the coding sequence ATGGAAAAGAAACCTCAATATAAGGTGCTTGTTTCCGACCGTGCCCGTCAGATGCTGGCGGGGCATGTCCGTTTTCTGGCGCAGAAAAGTCCCTCCGCCGCCCGCAAGATGAAAAACGATCTGATGGACGCCGTCCGCTCCCTTCATCAAATGCCGGAGCGTTGTCCATTTCTGACTGCCGAATTTATACCGCTCAATAAATACCATAAGATGTTCGTTGAAAAATGGTACCTAATTCTGTATCAAATCAAGGATCAGACGGTGTACATTGACTATATTATTGATTGCAGGCAGGATTATGGGTGGTTAGTGAGGTAG
- a CDS encoding toll/interleukin-1 receptor domain-containing protein translates to MKVFLSHSSVNKDLVKLVHQKLSDKNTWFDAVDILNGEKIPDKINDGINNATHFVLFWSKHAADSNWVKAELNAAFVKMMSDKCKFMIFMLDRTELPALLQPYKYDTIDSSDLDGASTKICEIVLSQESNVSSLNSFVNRTKEIGDIEATTRAGYKLIILNGILGIGKSSLAKRANEWIYGQYNSSIVIDFDRIPGMGELVIALSKLTNQSIPYENITLKLQKDNLRFFLEFISSKNIFVIMKDIKGWLTEDGEPNSDLYFIIDLIVNTKMFATMPVIMTSSRYVDLSYQFKDSIRQLRITGMEDSFISSIIKNNLSISFDGYDVEKNLEFAKSMCGYPLGAKLGAFLVSNFGYNYYLKQPNKVNELKIGLAKQLIAYAKISDECISFMEIIALVQSRLRNVEYVEVFTEYTASQISNFTNEAFFAGILKIDDEGCYKLEHIVEDYYNDLAFNSSKRNERCNELESYIIAKMRYYESDISNYFRLLPVAIRILALNGKVKDAVRLRSEMICTIIQAMWDQYNHREYDDAFRTANDILEISDKCLDALYIKALCYIRFEKYLEATKLIKDLILCDSENPRYYNSLGRIEKYQERYESALQYFRTALQKKQRYISSYREMAECYLYLGDVQQARNNINKAKDIDDTNIFVILLECRILQKEGRGQEALELISSETVLNEEPSQIMFRRGRIHDEIGETDTAIECYESALQYNSRQIDAQLCLLNYKISHGVDCTKIIDKLEKTLRGKRKFILTNIKARYIGYYGNDLDGALDLLQTVPSKYIDKQWYAVKIQLLEKLHQKHISADRLQLADMIYKEMDSVKSEFKKKYNEDKVSDASLLPDA, encoded by the coding sequence ATGAAGGTATTTCTTTCACATTCCAGCGTTAATAAAGATTTAGTTAAACTGGTTCATCAAAAGTTGAGTGATAAAAATACTTGGTTTGATGCAGTTGATATATTAAATGGAGAGAAAATTCCAGACAAGATCAATGATGGCATCAATAACGCGACGCATTTTGTTCTTTTTTGGAGCAAACATGCTGCTGATTCCAATTGGGTTAAAGCGGAGTTGAATGCTGCGTTTGTCAAGATGATGTCTGATAAATGTAAGTTCATGATATTTATGTTGGATCGAACAGAATTGCCCGCATTACTGCAACCATATAAATACGATACTATTGATAGTTCTGATTTGGATGGCGCTTCCACAAAAATATGTGAAATTGTATTATCTCAAGAGTCAAACGTTTCGTCGCTTAACAGTTTTGTGAATAGAACTAAAGAGATCGGAGATATTGAAGCAACGACACGAGCAGGATATAAGCTTATCATACTTAACGGCATATTAGGAATCGGGAAATCATCATTAGCCAAAAGAGCTAATGAGTGGATATATGGACAGTATAATAGCAGCATTGTAATAGATTTCGATAGAATTCCCGGAATGGGTGAATTGGTAATTGCGTTGTCTAAACTCACAAACCAATCTATTCCTTATGAGAATATTACTCTTAAGCTTCAAAAAGATAATCTAAGATTTTTTTTGGAATTTATTTCATCAAAGAATATCTTTGTTATTATGAAAGATATTAAAGGATGGCTTACTGAAGATGGTGAACCAAATTCAGACTTATATTTTATAATTGACTTGATTGTTAATACAAAAATGTTTGCAACAATGCCAGTCATAATGACTTCGTCACGTTATGTTGATTTGTCCTATCAATTTAAAGACTCGATCAGACAGCTTCGAATAACGGGTATGGAAGATTCGTTTATTTCATCAATAATTAAAAACAATCTGTCTATCTCTTTTGATGGTTACGATGTTGAAAAAAATTTAGAGTTTGCCAAGTCGATGTGCGGCTATCCATTAGGAGCAAAGTTGGGAGCTTTTCTAGTATCTAATTTTGGCTACAATTACTATTTGAAACAACCAAATAAAGTTAACGAACTGAAAATTGGATTAGCCAAACAACTGATTGCTTATGCAAAAATTTCCGATGAATGCATAAGTTTCATGGAGATTATAGCATTAGTGCAATCAAGGCTTAGAAATGTCGAGTATGTTGAAGTATTTACGGAGTATACGGCTTCTCAAATATCAAATTTTACAAATGAGGCCTTTTTTGCTGGAATATTAAAAATTGATGATGAGGGATGTTACAAATTAGAGCATATAGTCGAAGATTATTATAATGATTTGGCATTTAACAGTAGTAAACGAAATGAACGATGCAATGAATTAGAGAGTTATATTATTGCAAAAATGAGATATTATGAGTCTGATATTAGTAATTATTTCCGCTTGTTGCCAGTAGCCATACGCATATTAGCACTGAATGGAAAAGTAAAGGATGCTGTCAGATTAAGAAGCGAAATGATTTGCACAATTATCCAAGCAATGTGGGATCAATATAATCATCGCGAATATGATGATGCTTTTCGAACAGCGAATGATATCTTAGAAATATCTGATAAATGTTTAGATGCGTTGTATATTAAAGCTTTATGTTATATAAGATTTGAAAAATATCTCGAAGCTACTAAGTTAATTAAAGATTTGATATTATGCGATTCCGAAAACCCGCGTTATTATAATTCTCTTGGTCGAATTGAAAAATATCAGGAGCGTTACGAATCTGCACTTCAATATTTTAGAACTGCATTACAAAAAAAGCAAAGATACATTTCAAGTTATCGTGAAATGGCCGAATGCTATTTATATTTAGGCGATGTGCAACAAGCACGGAACAATATCAATAAAGCCAAAGATATTGATGATACCAACATTTTCGTGATTCTTTTGGAATGTAGAATACTTCAGAAGGAGGGCCGTGGGCAAGAAGCACTTGAATTAATAAGTAGTGAAACCGTTCTTAACGAGGAACCATCGCAAATTATGTTCAGGCGAGGTCGTATACATGATGAAATAGGTGAAACTGATACGGCAATCGAGTGTTATGAGAGTGCTTTGCAATATAATAGTCGACAAATTGATGCTCAGTTATGTCTTCTAAACTACAAAATTTCACATGGAGTAGATTGCACCAAAATAATTGATAAACTTGAGAAAACGCTACGTGGAAAAAGAAAGTTCATTCTTACGAATATAAAAGCTAGATACATTGGATACTATGGCAACGACTTAGATGGTGCGCTTGACTTACTTCAAACAGTTCCCAGTAAATATATTGATAAGCAATGGTATGCTGTGAAAATACAACTTTTAGAAAAATTACATCAAAAGCATATAAGTGCAGATAGGCTGCAATTAGCAGATATGATTTATAAAGAGATGGATTCTGTAAAGAGTGAATTCAAGAAAAAATACAATGAAGATAAGGTGTCTGATGCTTCGCTACTGCCAGATGCATAG
- a CDS encoding A24 family peptidase produces MMSPREIDMLPLCFISLLWAAFMDWKKRIIPDWTWISILLIGGVSAFLFPEPAWPERIAGLLLPGVCLLLLAVKYGGVGGGDVKLTAALGFCFGLNALAAILFFALLPACVYGLATRQRSIPLAVFLCIGFFMYAGALFIYGPTC; encoded by the coding sequence ATGATGTCACCACGGGAAATTGATATGCTGCCGCTTTGTTTTATCTCTCTCCTGTGGGCGGCTTTCATGGATTGGAAAAAGCGGATTATTCCCGATTGGACATGGATTTCCATCCTCCTGATCGGCGGCGTATCCGCTTTTTTGTTTCCAGAACCGGCTTGGCCCGAGCGGATTGCGGGATTGCTGCTGCCGGGTGTTTGCCTGCTCCTTCTGGCCGTAAAATACGGCGGCGTGGGGGGCGGCGATGTAAAGCTGACGGCGGCACTGGGTTTTTGCTTCGGCTTGAATGCGTTGGCGGCCATTCTCTTTTTTGCCCTGCTTCCCGCCTGCGTCTATGGGTTGGCGACCCGGCAGAGAAGCATCCCGTTGGCCGTCTTTTTGTGCATCGGCTTTTTTATGTATGCCGGTGCTCTTTTTATCTACGGACCAACCTGCTGA
- a CDS encoding DUF6664 family protein, with protein sequence MNEPFIFQTLPERITALFPEIDSDTVIDLLHNNDEYGQLHQRKKALIEQSPFIPAVLEGEGPIALSAEEHKSLTDYLEIATRMEDMERMQLYFRGHTDGFSYLKKIGAI encoded by the coding sequence ATGAACGAACCTTTTATATTCCAGACCCTGCCGGAACGGATTACGGCGTTATTCCCCGAAATTGACAGCGATACCGTCATTGACCTGCTGCACAACAATGACGAGTATGGACAACTCCATCAAAGAAAAAAGGCACTCATAGAGCAGTCCCCTTTCATTCCGGCTGTCCTAGAGGGTGAAGGGCCAATTGCTCTAAGCGCGGAAGAACATAAAAGCCTTACGGACTATCTGGAGATAGCGACCCGCATGGAGGACATGGAGCGTATGCAGCTTTATTTTCGCGGGCATACGGACGGATTTTCCTATCTTAAAAAAATCGGCGCAATATAG
- a CDS encoding DUF4320 family protein: MNRQHRGLWGRASLPRPFPKLLLNQKGSSYIDLIIKTLVVITLMATVISFLGVFTTYLNLNHMCRRVVRVVELEGQIAEPAYDVFYRLKQQTGLSPEMTVEDVAYCDEQNQKIQLRDTFTITMAYSHAFTLFRPSFTAPIQIHIPMRVSITGMSEKYWKLPE, from the coding sequence ATGAACAGACAGCACCGGGGCTTATGGGGGAGAGCTTCTCTCCCCCGGCCTTTTCCTAAGCTGCTTTTGAACCAAAAAGGCAGCAGTTATATCGATCTGATCATCAAGACCCTGGTAGTGATTACGCTTATGGCCACGGTAATCAGCTTTTTGGGCGTTTTCACGACCTATTTGAATTTGAATCACATGTGCCGCCGGGTTGTGCGCGTGGTTGAACTGGAGGGGCAAATAGCCGAACCCGCCTATGACGTGTTTTATCGGTTGAAGCAGCAAACCGGCCTGTCGCCGGAAATGACCGTCGAAGACGTGGCGTATTGCGATGAGCAAAACCAAAAAATCCAGTTAAGGGACACTTTCACCATCACAATGGCATACAGCCACGCCTTTACTCTTTTCAGGCCGTCCTTTACGGCCCCCATTCAAATCCATATTCCCATGCGCGTAAGTATCACCGGCATGTCGGAGAAATACTGGAAACTGCCCGAATAA
- a CDS encoding helix-turn-helix domain-containing protein: MNDLTRYRLCAGLHAPASAKLLYCYLLDMAGGRHHSVVISIKNLAKSVGFSRSATSRNLNRLRRLDMIGIVPRYSEDGGRLSNQYTLK; this comes from the coding sequence ATGAACGATCTGACCAGATACAGGCTGTGCGCGGGCCTCCACGCCCCCGCGTCGGCCAAGCTCCTCTACTGCTACCTGCTGGATATGGCGGGAGGCCGCCACCACAGTGTGGTCATATCCATCAAAAACCTTGCCAAAAGCGTGGGGTTTTCCCGTTCGGCCACCAGCCGCAATCTGAACCGCTTGCGGCGGTTGGACATGATCGGCATTGTTCCCCGGTACTCCGAGGACGGCGGCAGGCTGTCCAACCAATATACATTAAAATAA
- a CDS encoding type II toxin-antitoxin system Phd/YefM family antitoxin, producing the protein MQIKPSASIRQNYNEIADLCRSTGEPVYLTKNGEGDLVVMDIKAFTRREKMLKLREELLAVEEDRLAGRAGTTPDELDSYLDSIIDEVEHGKETSI; encoded by the coding sequence ATGCAGATTAAACCGTCCGCAAGCATCCGACAGAACTATAATGAGATAGCGGATTTGTGCAGGTCTACAGGTGAGCCGGTGTACCTTACCAAAAACGGCGAAGGTGATCTCGTGGTGATGGATATAAAGGCGTTTACCCGCCGTGAAAAAATGCTGAAGCTGCGAGAAGAACTGCTGGCCGTCGAGGAAGACCGTCTGGCTGGACGCGCCGGAACAACGCCGGATGAACTGGACAGCTATCTGGACAGCATTATTGACGAGGTAGAGCATGGAAAAGAAACCTCAATATAA
- a CDS encoding TnpV protein — translation MELTYTQQGDYLIPDLTLPEEQTHIGKYGMLRRTYLKNHRKGMYASLMLSGGLHSHLAEIDRTARERVERITAQLLEKSPAPDKASEQMAWTGHMNSLKHQAEETVLAELIYS, via the coding sequence ATGGAACTGACCTACACGCAGCAGGGCGATTATCTGATACCCGACCTGACCCTGCCGGAAGAACAAACACACATCGGCAAATATGGGATGTTGCGCAGAACATACCTGAAAAACCACCGGAAAGGAATGTACGCCAGCCTGATGCTGTCGGGGGGCCTGCACAGCCACCTGGCGGAGATCGACCGGACGGCGAGGGAGCGCGTCGAGCGGATCACGGCACAACTCCTGGAAAAGAGCCCCGCGCCGGACAAGGCGAGCGAACAGATGGCCTGGACGGGCCACATGAACAGCCTCAAGCACCAGGCGGAGGAAACCGTACTGGCGGAACTTATTTACAGCTAA